The following proteins come from a genomic window of Musa acuminata AAA Group cultivar baxijiao chromosome BXJ1-7, Cavendish_Baxijiao_AAA, whole genome shotgun sequence:
- the LOC135678913 gene encoding putative leucine-rich repeat receptor-like serine/threonine-protein kinase At2g24130, with the protein MATLLFLSLVLSAFAMASAAAPLQGASRDRAALLSFASAISSDPSGALAGWVSLGSDACNWTGVTCHRLKKRVVQLDLSGRGLRGVISPAIGNLSFLVVLDLSGNSLSGTIPPEIGCLSRLQQLSLSKNFLVGSIPVELGFLRQLIYLDLDSNRLSGRSPRTLFCNCTSLQYVDLSNNSLSGKIPLADECRLPDLRFLLLWSNNFEGPIPTALSNSSMLAWIDFESNYLSGALPSTIFDKMPFLQFLYLSYNNLSSHDTTTDLTPFFASLRNCSHLQELELAGNNLGGHIPPLIGDISINLVQLHLDDNAISGPIPPNISNLVNLTYLNLSYNYLNGSIPPDLSRLRKLERVYLSNNLLSGDIPPSLGGIPRLGLLDISANRLTGSVPDSLSDLSQLRRLMLHKNHLSGRIPASLGNCINLEILDLSYNRLTGRIPSDVAALSSLKLYLNVSSNLLEGPLPMELSKMDMILALDLSSNNFSGAIPSQLGSCVALEYLNLSGNALQGTLPSSVGALPYLQVLDLSSNRLSGIMPESLQASASLKDFNISFNNFSGAIPTEGLFASLTADSFRGNPGLCGSIVGMPSCGTKPARWSIALPILLTVIGTTCIICLLAYSLVRKSRTCWCSHRTSHRQSLIAAEEQKQHHPRISYRQLVEATEGFAESNLVGGGRFGHVYKGTLPDETRIAVKVLDPKCGVEISGSFKRECQVLKRTRHRNLIRVITACSKPDFKALVLPLMPNGSLEKYLNPPIESTPGLTLIQVISILSDVAEGMAYLHHYAPFRVIHCDLKPSNVLLDEDMTALVSDFGISKLVSGVNEDCIDDPESSGFHSITGLLQGSVGYIAPEYGLGGHPSTQGDVYSFGVLLLEMITGKRPTDVIFHEGLTLHDWVKGHYPRNIEVITSRAPLGQYRSTSADHKKLPRDVMAELIELGIVCTQLSPSMRPTMIDVAHEICLLKQDLARHGVEDDTGCCSTPNSSF; encoded by the exons ATGGCCACGCTTCTCTTTCTATCCCTCGTCTTGTCAGCCTTTGCCATGGCAAGCGCCGCCGCCCCACTCCAAGGCGCCTCCAGGGACCGCGCCGCCCTCCTCTCCTTCGCCTCCGCCATCTCGTCCGACCCCAGCGGCGCGCTTGCAGGCTGGGTCTCCCTCGGCTCCGACGCGTGCAACTGGACCGGCGTCACGTGCCACCGCCTCAAGAAGCGCGTGGTGCAACTGGACCTCAGCGGAAGGGGCCTCCGCGGGGTCATCTCGCCGGCGATCGGCAACCTCTCGTTCCTCGTGGTGCTCGACCTCTCGGGGAATTCCCTTTCCGGGACCATTCCACCGGAGATCGGATGCCTCTCTCGCCTGCAGCAGTTGAGCCTGTCGAAGAACTTCCTCGTCGGGTCCATTCCCGTCGAGCTTGGGTTCCTCCGCCAGTTGATATACCTCGACTTGGACAGCAACCGGCTCTCCGGCCGCTCGCCGAGGACCCTCTTCTGCAACTGCACCTCGTTGCAGTACGTGGATCTCTCGAACAACTCTCTCTCCGGGAAAATCCCTCTGGCCGATGAATGCCGGCTCCCCGACCTGAGATTCCTCCTCCTGTGGTCCAACAACTTCGAGGGACCGATCCCGACCGCCTTATCCAACTCTTCCATGCTTGCATGGATCGACTTCGAGTCTAATTACCTGAGTGGAGCGCTGCCATctaccattttcgataagatgccGTTCCTCCAGTTCCTGTATCTGTCATACAATAACCTGTCAAGCCATGACACCACCACTGACCTCACTCCCTTCTTTGCTTCCTTAAGGAACTGCTCCCACTTACAGGAGCTTGAGCTCGCCGGAAACAATCTGGGAGGCCACATACCACCGCTCATTGGTGATATCTCAATCAATCTCGTTCAACTTCACCTCGATGATAACGCCATCTCCGGTCCAATCCCTCCCAACATATCGAATCTAGTCAACTTGACCTACTTGAACCTGTCCTACAACTACTTGAATGGTTCCATACCGCCGGACTTATCTCGGTTGAGGAAGCTAGAGAGAGTGTACTTGTCCAACAACTTGCTCTCTGGTGACATCCCACCATCTCTTGGAGGAATCCCGCGCTTGGGTCTTCTTGACATATCAGCAAATAGGCTTACAGGGTCGGTTCCTGACAGCCTGTCCGATCTGTCGCAGCTACGAAGGCTGATGCTTCACAAAAACCACCTCTCCGGCAGAATCCCGGCGAGCCTTGGCAACTGTATAAATCTGGAGATACTGGATCTTTCGTATAATCGATTGACAGGGAGGATTCCGAGTGATGTCGCGGCGCTGAGCAGCTTGAAGTTGTATCTGAACGTGTCTTCCAATCTCTTGGAGGGTCCGCTTCCAATGGAGCTCAGTAAAATGGACATGATATtggctctggacttgtcgtccaaCAACTTCTCCGGAGCAATCCCTTCTCAGCTCGGCAGCTGCGTCGCGCTCGAGTATCTCAACCTCTCCGGGAATGCGTTGCAAGGCACACTCCCGAGTTCCGTGGGAGCTTTGCCTTATCTCCAAGTGCTCGATCTCTCCTCCAACCGGTTGTCAGGCATCATGCCCGAGTCACTGCAAGCATCTGCCTCGCTGAAAGACTTCAACATCTCCTTCAACAACTTCTCCGGAGCTATACCAACCGAAGGTCTATTTGCTTCGCTTACCGCAGACTCCTTCCGAGGCAATCCAGGTCTGTGTGGGTCTATTGTCGGCATGCCCTCATGCGGAACGAAGCCAGCTCGCTGGTCCATTGCCTTGCCGATACTTCTCACCGTGATCGGCACCACTTGCATCATCTGCCTCCTCGCTTATTCACTGGTCAGGAAATCAAGAACGTGTTGGTGTTCACACCGGACATCTCATCGCCAGTCGCTGATCGCTGCGGAAGAACAGAAGCAGCACCACCCAAGGATCTCCTACCGGCAACTCGTCGAAGCCACCGAGGGTTTCGCAGAGTCGAACTTGGTGGGCGGCGGCAGGTTCGGACATGTGTACAAGGGTACTCTGCCAGATGAAACGAGGATCGCAGTGAAAGTATTGGATCCAAAGTGTGGCGTAGAGATATCAGGGAGCTTCAAGAGGGAGTGCCAGGTGCTGAAGAGGACCAGGCACAGGAACCTAATCAGAGTGATAACAGCTTGCAGCAAACCTGATTTCAAGGCTCTCGTTCTTCCGTTGATGCCCAATGGGAGCCTCGAGAAGTACTTGAATCCTCCCATTGAATCGACTCCTGGTCTAACCCTGATTCAGGTGATAAGCATCTTGAGTGATGTAGCTGAAGGAATGGCCTATCTACATCACTATGCTCCTTTTAGGGTCATACATTGCGATCTTAAACCCAGCAACGTTCTTTTGGATGAAGACATGACAGCACTGGTATCAGATTTCGGGATCTCAAAACTGGTGAGCGGCGTTAACGAAGACTGCATCGACGACCCCGAATCATCTGGGTTTCATTCTATCACCGGACTACTGCAAGGCTCGGTTGGATATATTGCACCAG AATATGGGTTGGGAGGGCACCCTTCGACACAGGGCGATGTCTACAGTTTCGGGGTTCTACTTCTAGAGATGATCACAGGGAAGAGGCCTACGGACGTGATCTTTCACGAGGGACTCACCCTGCATGACTGGGTGAAGGGTCACTACCCACGTAACATAGAGGTCATCACATCACGGGCACCGTTGGGGCAGTACCGCTCTACCTCAGCCGACCACAAGAAGCTGCCGAGAGACGTGATGGCAGAGCTGATAGAGCTGGGGATCGTTTGCACGCAGTTATCTCCGTCGATGAGGCCGACCATGATCGATGTCGCCCACGAGATCTGTCTTCTGAAACAAGATCTCGCCCGACACGGCGTTGAGGATGACACCGGATGCTGTTCGACGCCCAACTCATCTTTCTGA